From the genome of Salvelinus alpinus chromosome 19, SLU_Salpinus.1, whole genome shotgun sequence, one region includes:
- the arl6ip4 gene encoding ADP-ribosylation factor-like protein 6-interacting protein 4, producing MERSRSRDSSADKTKSTSRQVGEKKLSKKKKRRHSSSSSSSSSSSSASPTPSKKASRSLSKSQDRKGKKNMKKISSSSSSSSSSSSSSSSSSSDEKSKKKERKRRKFKKKLKKKKRKLKKEMKLEKKKKKKIKKLEERRASLLVDLMPPPAPPQPVGSTPQPFLELWQSDDCTEDHGPAMTDEQKARLSTKRPLTKEEYEAKQSVIRRVVDPESGRTRLIRGEGEIIEEIVSKERHKDINKQATKGDGNSFQKKLGLNR from the exons ATGGAGCGCAGTAGATCGCGCGACAGTTCCGCGGATAAGACCAAGAGCACGAGCAGACAAGTCGGAGAGAAAAAATTGTCCAAGAAGAAAAAGCGAAGACATtcctcatcttcatcttcctcatcGTCCAGCAGCAGTGCGAGTCCGACCCCTTCAAAGAAAGCCTCACGTTCCCTCAGCAAGAGCCAAG ATCGGAAAGGGAAGAAAAACATGAAAAAAATAAGTTCCTCATCTTCATCGTCAAGCtcttcttcatcctcctcatcctcctcatcaagTGATGAAAAGTCCAAGAAGAAGGAAAGGAAAAGGAGAAAATTCAAGAAGAAGTTAAAGAAGAAGAAAAGAAAGTTGAAGAAAGAGATGAAAttggagaagaagaaaaagaagaagataaAGAAATTGGAAGAAAGAAGAGCATCCCTGCTTGTAGATTTGATGCCCCCTCCCGCCCCCCCTCAGCCTGTAGGCAGCACCCCCCAGCCCTTCCTGGAGTTGTGGCAGAGTGATGATTGCACAGAAGATCATGGACCAG CAATGACAGATGAGCAGAAAGCCAGGCTATCCACCAAGAGACCCTTAACAAAGGAGGAGTATGAGGCCAAACAGAGTGTCATCCGCAGGGTGGTAGACCCTGAGAGTGGACGCACCAG gctgataaggggagagggagagatcatTGAGGAGATTGTCAGTAAAGAGAGACACAAAGACATCAACAAG CAAGCCACAAAGGGAGACGGAAACTCCTTTCAGAAGAAACTAGGACTGAACAGGTAG